One window of the Carnobacterium maltaromaticum DSM 20342 genome contains the following:
- the tuf gene encoding elongation factor Tu, with amino-acid sequence MAKETFDRSKPHVNIGTIGHVDHGKTTLTAAIATVLSKHGGGSAQNYADIDNAPEEKERGITINTSHIEYETDTRHYAHVDCPGHADYVKNMITGAAQMDGAILVVSAADGPMPQTREHILLSRQVGVPYIVVFLNKVDMVDDEELLELVEMEVRDLLTEYDFPGDDTPVIAGSALKALEGEAAYEEKVLELMAAVDEYIPTPQRDTEKPFMMPVEDVFSITGRGTVATGRVERGEVRVGEEIEIVGINEAPTKTTVTGVEMFRKLLDYAQAGDNIGALLRGVAREDIERGQVLAKPGTITPHTKFKAEIYVLSKEEGGRHTPFFTNYRPQFYFRTTDVTGVCELPEGVEMVMPGDNVTIEVTLINPIAIEAGTNFSIREGGRTVGAGVVAEIQA; translated from the coding sequence ATGGCAAAAGAAACTTTTGATCGCTCAAAACCCCACGTTAACATTGGTACTATCGGACACGTTGACCATGGTAAAACAACTTTAACAGCTGCAATCGCAACTGTATTATCTAAACATGGTGGCGGTTCTGCACAAAACTATGCAGATATCGATAACGCTCCAGAAGAAAAAGAACGTGGTATTACAATCAATACTTCACACATCGAATATGAAACTGACACTCGTCACTACGCACACGTAGATTGCCCAGGTCACGCGGATTACGTTAAAAACATGATCACTGGTGCTGCACAAATGGATGGCGCTATCTTAGTAGTATCTGCTGCAGATGGTCCAATGCCACAAACTCGTGAGCATATCTTACTTTCTCGTCAAGTTGGTGTTCCATACATCGTTGTCTTCTTAAACAAAGTAGACATGGTTGATGATGAAGAATTATTAGAATTAGTAGAAATGGAAGTTCGTGACTTATTAACAGAATACGATTTCCCAGGTGATGACACTCCAGTTATCGCTGGTTCAGCTCTTAAAGCCCTAGAAGGCGAAGCTGCATACGAAGAAAAAGTTTTAGAATTAATGGCTGCAGTTGATGAGTATATCCCTACTCCACAACGTGATACTGAAAAACCATTCATGATGCCAGTTGAGGATGTGTTCTCAATCACTGGACGTGGAACTGTTGCAACAGGACGTGTTGAACGTGGTGAAGTACGTGTTGGTGAAGAAATCGAAATCGTTGGAATCAACGAAGCACCTACAAAAACAACTGTAACTGGTGTTGAAATGTTCCGTAAATTATTAGATTACGCACAAGCTGGAGATAACATTGGCGCATTACTACGTGGTGTAGCTCGTGAAGATATCGAACGTGGACAAGTACTTGCTAAACCAGGTACAATCACTCCACACACAAAGTTTAAAGCTGAAATCTATGTATTATCAAAAGAAGAGGGTGGACGTCACACTCCATTCTTCACAAACTACCGTCCACAGTTCTACTTCCGTACAACTGATGTAACTGGTGTTTGTGAGTTACCAGAAGGCGTTGAAATGGTAATGCCTGGCGATAACGTTACAATTGAAGTAACTCTTATCAACCCAATCGCTATCGAAGCAGGAACTAACTTCTCTATCCGTGAGGGTGGACGTACAGTTGGAGCCGGCGTTGTAGCTGAAATCCAAGCTTAA